The proteins below come from a single Cupriavidus pauculus genomic window:
- a CDS encoding collagen-like triple helix repeat-containing protein, which produces MRNAQRRASKHAANQVNHNEIRHPIANKVALAALVGALLALGGCASGSGSTSMGTAGTSGSNGSTGTIGGGNGGTGGGTDSANNGGNNGGNNGGNNGGNNGGNNGGNNGGNNGGETVVKTPTSTVADNAGNIVNSIGNAVTDIGNQVKNAPLPVVSTQTKEGLGGVLTSVGGAVDALGTGVKNGLGNMPNNANPLGTTVASTGNVVSNLGGAVSNAGGAVAGLGTGALAPLGAVTTPVGSLVTQVGGVVDKVGDKLGTALSTGPVEQITSSVSKAIVPLTSALTSTTQNVGAATGLGVPVSTLLGALGGALANGGNTITHTNTPVVSSVGGIVTSAGNTVASVGGIVNNPGGAGSGGNPLAPITGLLGGLTGGANGGAASGPLAPVTGLVSGLTGGLTGGANGGAASGPLAPVTGLVSGLTSGLTGGANGGAASGPLAPVTGLVSGLTSGLTGGANGGAASGPLAPVTGLVSGVTSALTGGANGGAASGPLAPVTGLVSGVTSALTGGNAPAGGTGGSGSGSTANPLAPVTGLVGGLVGGVTGALGGKR; this is translated from the coding sequence ATGCGCAACGCACAACGTCGTGCTTCGAAGCACGCAGCAAACCAGGTCAATCACAACGAGATTCGTCACCCCATCGCCAACAAGGTGGCGCTGGCCGCGCTGGTCGGCGCGCTGCTCGCTCTGGGCGGCTGCGCGAGCGGCAGCGGTTCCACCTCGATGGGCACCGCGGGCACGTCCGGCAGCAACGGTTCGACCGGCACCATCGGTGGCGGCAACGGCGGCACCGGTGGCGGCACCGACAGCGCCAACAACGGTGGCAACAATGGCGGCAACAACGGTGGGAACAACGGCGGCAATAACGGTGGCAACAACGGCGGTAACAATGGCGGCAACAACGGCGGTGAAACCGTCGTCAAGACGCCGACCAGCACCGTCGCCGACAACGCGGGCAACATCGTCAATAGCATCGGCAACGCCGTCACCGATATCGGCAATCAGGTCAAGAACGCACCGTTGCCCGTCGTCTCGACGCAGACCAAGGAAGGTCTCGGCGGCGTACTGACCTCCGTTGGCGGCGCGGTCGATGCGCTCGGCACGGGCGTGAAGAACGGCCTCGGCAACATGCCCAACAATGCGAACCCGCTGGGCACGACCGTTGCCAGCACCGGCAACGTCGTCAGCAACCTCGGCGGCGCGGTCAGCAATGCGGGTGGCGCGGTGGCCGGCCTCGGCACCGGCGCGCTCGCGCCGCTCGGCGCGGTCACCACGCCTGTGGGCAGCCTGGTCACGCAAGTCGGTGGCGTGGTCGACAAGGTCGGCGACAAGCTCGGTACCGCGCTCTCCACGGGGCCGGTCGAGCAGATCACGAGCAGCGTCAGCAAGGCGATCGTGCCGCTGACCTCGGCCTTGACCAGCACCACGCAGAACGTCGGCGCCGCCACCGGCCTCGGCGTTCCCGTCAGCACGCTGCTTGGCGCGCTGGGCGGCGCGCTCGCCAATGGCGGCAACACCATCACCCATACCAATACGCCGGTGGTCTCGAGCGTGGGCGGCATCGTCACCAGCGCGGGCAACACGGTCGCGTCGGTCGGCGGCATCGTCAACAACCCCGGCGGTGCCGGCAGCGGCGGCAATCCCCTCGCCCCGATCACGGGCCTGCTCGGCGGTCTGACCGGTGGTGCGAACGGTGGCGCGGCCAGCGGCCCGCTTGCACCGGTCACCGGCCTCGTCAGCGGTCTCACCGGCGGACTGACCGGTGGCGCCAACGGCGGCGCGGCCAGCGGCCCGCTTGCACCGGTCACCGGCCTCGTCAGCGGTCTCACCAGCGGCCTGACCGGTGGCGCAAACGGCGGCGCGGCCAGCGGCCCGCTTGCACCGGTCACCGGCCTCGTCAGCGGTCTCACCAGCGGCCTGACCGGTGGCGCAAACGGCGGCGCGGCCAGCGGCCCGCTCGCACCGGTCACCGGCCTCGTCAGCGGCGTGACCAGCGCGCTCACCGGCGGCGCCAACGGCGGCGCGGCCAGCGGTCCGCTCGCACCGGTCACCGGCCTCGTCAGCGGCGTGACCAGCGCGCTCACCGGCGGCAACGCGCCCGCGGGCGGCACCGGCGGATCGGGCTCGGGCAGCACCGCCAACCCGCTGGCACCCGTGACCGGCCTCGTCGGCGGTCTCGTCGGCGGCGTGACCGGCGCACTCGGCGGCAAGCGCTGA
- a CDS encoding Flp family type IVb pilin, producing MKKVLARFQRQQRGATAIEYALIVGLVALGIAVGAKQLGTDISSGFTTLGTTVKNMMTGTSTGSGSGS from the coding sequence ATGAAAAAAGTGCTGGCGCGCTTTCAACGACAACAACGCGGTGCTACCGCGATCGAATACGCCCTCATCGTGGGTCTCGTGGCGCTGGGCATCGCCGTCGGCGCGAAGCAATTGGGCACCGATATCAGTTCGGGCTTCACCACGCTGGGCACCACCGTCAAGAATATGATGACTGGTACGTCGACCGGTTCTGGTTCTGGCAGTTGA
- a CDS encoding TadE family protein: protein MSRVGNRNRGNRSRRRTAGVAALEFAIVLPMLISVVLGIVYYGVVFALQQALTLAAAEGARAALRYPLASNGGNAGSTVGPRVLAAAQTAQATLPVSIRSLVNSADIAQAIACTAPAGAVCVRVTLNLPTRTLLPTLPLVPVPATLTGSATVQLSPDT from the coding sequence ATGTCACGAGTTGGAAACCGGAACCGGGGAAACCGGAGCCGGCGCCGCACCGCGGGGGTTGCGGCGCTGGAGTTCGCCATCGTGCTGCCGATGCTGATATCGGTAGTGCTGGGCATTGTCTATTACGGCGTTGTATTTGCTCTGCAGCAGGCGCTGACGCTCGCTGCGGCGGAAGGCGCGCGCGCTGCGCTGCGCTACCCGCTGGCATCGAACGGCGGCAACGCGGGGTCGACGGTGGGGCCACGCGTGCTCGCCGCCGCGCAGACTGCACAGGCAACGCTGCCGGTTTCCATTCGTTCGCTCGTCAATAGCGCAGATATCGCGCAGGCCATTGCATGTACAGCGCCTGCCGGAGCCGTCTGCGTGCGCGTGACCCTGAACCTGCCTACTAGGACGTTGTTGCCGACGCTGCCGCTGGTCCCAGTACCGGCGACGCTCACTGGCAGCGCGACCGTGCAGCTTTCGCCGGATACATGA
- a CDS encoding CpaF family protein produces the protein MTQAIEFSDNAAAPFPASQEFHTIKEAAHEHLLTRIEELGAEFGRWSRVAIQRFVDLELESFTRLRRIPINEVELRQISEALTKELAGFGPIEDLLNDPAVEDILVNGAMDVYVSRHGVLERIPVRFADGGHLLRIVRRILAPIGRRLDESNPMVDARLPDGGRINVIIPPLALEGPVVSIRKFRKDPLTPADLQSLGTMNPEICELLEAAVKARCNILVSGGTSSGKTSLLNALATFVPVTERVITIEDTAELALNHPHVVRLESRPGGFEGTGVVTIRDLLRNSLRMRPDRIIVGEVRGGEVLEMLQAMSTGHDGSMGTIHASSPRECLYRLEMLAGFAGFQGSEISLRRQIANAIDFIVQIGRLSNGKRRILSITEVTGLGDNIISTQELWRHEPVQGPDGSETDRWLSLGLMPHSPKLARMRPAGFMLDDRFDV, from the coding sequence ATGACGCAAGCGATCGAATTCTCGGACAACGCCGCTGCCCCGTTTCCTGCTTCGCAGGAATTCCATACGATCAAGGAGGCCGCGCACGAGCATCTGCTGACGCGCATCGAGGAACTCGGTGCGGAGTTCGGCCGGTGGTCGCGCGTGGCGATCCAGCGCTTTGTCGACCTGGAACTGGAGAGCTTCACGCGGCTGCGCCGCATTCCGATCAACGAAGTGGAACTGCGCCAGATTTCCGAAGCGCTGACCAAGGAGCTGGCCGGCTTCGGGCCGATCGAGGATCTGCTCAACGACCCCGCCGTGGAGGACATCCTCGTCAACGGCGCGATGGACGTGTATGTGTCGCGCCATGGGGTGCTGGAACGCATTCCCGTGCGCTTTGCCGATGGCGGGCATCTGCTGCGCATCGTGCGCCGGATTCTCGCGCCGATCGGCCGCCGGCTCGACGAGTCGAATCCGATGGTCGATGCGCGTCTGCCCGACGGGGGCCGCATCAACGTCATCATTCCGCCGCTCGCGCTCGAAGGGCCCGTGGTGTCCATCCGGAAGTTCCGCAAGGACCCGCTGACGCCGGCCGACCTGCAATCGCTCGGCACGATGAACCCCGAGATCTGCGAACTGCTGGAAGCCGCGGTCAAGGCGCGCTGCAATATTCTCGTCAGCGGCGGCACGAGTTCGGGCAAGACGTCGCTGCTCAACGCGCTGGCGACGTTCGTGCCCGTGACCGAACGCGTGATCACGATCGAGGACACCGCGGAACTGGCGCTCAATCACCCGCACGTGGTCCGGCTGGAGAGCCGGCCCGGCGGGTTCGAGGGCACGGGCGTGGTGACCATTCGCGATCTGCTGCGCAACAGCCTGCGAATGCGGCCGGACCGCATCATCGTCGGGGAAGTGCGCGGCGGCGAGGTGCTGGAGATGCTGCAGGCGATGAGCACGGGCCACGATGGCTCGATGGGGACGATCCACGCGAGCAGCCCGCGCGAGTGCCTGTACCGTCTGGAGATGCTGGCGGGCTTCGCTGGGTTTCAGGGTAGCGAGATCAGCCTGCGGCGGCAGATTGCCAACGCCATCGACTTCATCGTGCAGATCGGCCGGCTGTCCAACGGCAAGCGCCGCATCCTGTCGATTACCGAAGTCACCGGGCTTGGCGACAACATCATCTCCACGCAGGAGCTGTGGCGCCACGAGCCTGTGCAGGGACCGGACGGCAGCGAGACCGACCGCTGGCTCTCGCTCGGCCTGATGCCTCATTCGCCGAAGCTGGCGCGCATGCGTCCGGCCGGCTTCATGCTCGACGACCGCTTCGATGTCTAG
- the cpaB gene encoding Flp pilus assembly protein CpaB, whose translation MSSNTIRIIAVCLLVLAGLLALLAWQVGRQSTPVAPQTGTVAMHPVVVTTRAVEAGKPITADAVRIEQLPIDPGGAYRDTTRVVGQVPLVALGANAPVLESQLLAGLARQVPEGERAVAVAVDEVIGVGHQVQPGDYVDVFVVMRRDSQEIAESQARMLLSRLRVLAYGHGAVNEAPPHEAEQMMTRRDGAKTAVLSVPLAAVSQLALAQQAGRLMLALRNPKDPEMPSDGMFPEPAGVLKARAGVPAEATHAPADRAIAGVALAGMIGSPPAAVRPVPPAAQPVPVAAPVRREAATTTRTSGVEVIRAGKRDIE comes from the coding sequence ATGAGCAGCAATACCATCCGAATCATCGCGGTCTGCCTGCTCGTGCTGGCGGGCCTGTTGGCGCTGCTGGCGTGGCAGGTGGGCCGCCAGAGCACGCCCGTGGCGCCGCAGACGGGGACCGTGGCCATGCATCCCGTGGTGGTCACTACGCGCGCGGTCGAGGCCGGCAAGCCGATTACCGCCGATGCCGTGCGGATCGAACAGTTGCCGATCGATCCCGGCGGCGCCTATCGCGACACCACGCGCGTCGTGGGACAGGTGCCGCTCGTGGCGCTGGGCGCGAATGCGCCCGTGCTCGAAAGTCAGCTGCTGGCCGGTCTCGCGCGCCAGGTGCCGGAGGGCGAGCGCGCGGTGGCCGTGGCGGTCGATGAGGTGATCGGCGTGGGCCATCAGGTCCAGCCCGGCGACTACGTCGATGTGTTCGTGGTGATGCGCCGCGACTCTCAGGAGATCGCGGAAAGCCAGGCGCGCATGCTGCTGTCCCGGCTGCGCGTGCTGGCCTACGGTCACGGTGCGGTCAACGAAGCGCCGCCACACGAGGCGGAGCAGATGATGACGCGCCGCGACGGCGCGAAGACGGCGGTACTGTCCGTGCCCCTCGCCGCGGTGAGCCAGCTCGCGCTGGCGCAGCAGGCGGGGCGTCTGATGCTGGCCCTGCGCAATCCGAAAGATCCGGAGATGCCGAGCGACGGGATGTTCCCCGAGCCCGCGGGGGTGCTGAAGGCGCGCGCCGGCGTGCCCGCGGAAGCGACGCATGCCCCCGCCGATCGCGCGATTGCGGGGGTGGCGCTGGCCGGCATGATCGGCAGCCCGCCGGCCGCGGTCCGCCCCGTGCCACCCGCTGCGCAACCGGTGCCGGTTGCCGCCCCGGTGCGCCGCGAGGCCGCAACGACGACCCGGACTTCCGGCGTGGAAGTCATCCGCGCCGGCAAGCGGGATATCGAATAA
- a CDS encoding collagen-like triple helix repeat-containing protein, whose protein sequence is MKVTTHRPMNVMAVASAAALLMLAGCSSSGNGSGANPGNPNQPSTPSNPTPPAQTPQTTPVGQVGNGVGNTVVATGNAVSEIGKQLQDANLPLLPDATQDATGGVLIKAGETVATLGGGVRDGLGKIGAVDNPVGVTVGNTGNVVVKAGETVSSVGDVVKSLGSDQLAPLAPVVNPVGGVVQKVGDVVQTAGGKLGDALSNGPVAQVTTQVSKAIVPLTTQVTNGTQTVGAATGLGAPVNTLLATLGGTVASGGSMLTNTHAPVVSPLGGVVTELGKTVAVAGVVLHGNGSVGGNPLGGLFNNLPLSGLTGGLGGLGGSGSGSASPLAPVTGLLGGLTGGLGNVTGGATGGSGSASPLAPVTGLLAPVTGLVGGLTGGLKGAAGSATGTGTSGQTALGLPNLLGLAR, encoded by the coding sequence ATGAAGGTCACGACCCACCGTCCGATGAATGTGATGGCCGTCGCCAGCGCGGCGGCTCTGCTCATGCTGGCTGGCTGCTCCTCGAGCGGCAATGGCAGCGGTGCGAATCCGGGTAATCCGAACCAGCCCTCGACGCCTTCCAATCCCACGCCCCCCGCGCAGACGCCGCAGACCACGCCTGTCGGCCAGGTCGGCAACGGTGTGGGCAATACCGTGGTGGCCACGGGCAATGCCGTGAGCGAGATCGGCAAGCAGTTGCAGGATGCGAACCTCCCGCTGCTGCCCGATGCCACGCAGGACGCGACCGGTGGCGTGTTGATCAAGGCAGGCGAGACGGTGGCCACGCTGGGCGGTGGCGTGCGCGATGGACTCGGCAAGATCGGTGCGGTGGATAACCCCGTGGGCGTGACCGTCGGCAATACGGGCAACGTGGTCGTGAAGGCTGGCGAGACGGTATCGAGCGTCGGCGATGTCGTGAAGTCGCTCGGCAGCGATCAGCTCGCTCCGCTCGCGCCGGTGGTGAATCCCGTGGGCGGCGTCGTGCAGAAGGTCGGCGACGTGGTCCAGACCGCTGGCGGCAAGCTCGGCGACGCGCTGAGCAACGGCCCCGTGGCACAGGTCACGACGCAGGTGAGCAAGGCGATCGTGCCGCTGACCACGCAGGTCACGAACGGGACGCAGACGGTGGGGGCGGCCACGGGACTCGGCGCGCCGGTGAACACGTTGCTTGCCACGCTCGGCGGCACCGTTGCGAGCGGCGGCAGCATGCTGACGAATACGCATGCGCCCGTCGTATCGCCGCTCGGCGGTGTGGTGACCGAACTGGGCAAGACCGTGGCGGTGGCCGGTGTGGTCCTGCACGGCAATGGCAGCGTCGGCGGCAATCCGCTTGGCGGCCTGTTCAATAACCTGCCGCTTTCCGGTTTGACGGGTGGCCTCGGCGGCCTCGGTGGTTCGGGCAGCGGGAGCGCCAGCCCGCTCGCGCCGGTCACGGGTCTGCTGGGCGGATTGACGGGCGGTCTCGGGAACGTGACGGGCGGTGCGACGGGTGGAAGCGGGAGCGCCAGCCCGCTTGCGCCGGTCACCGGTCTGCTCGCGCCCGTGACGGGCCTGGTTGGAGGCCTGACGGGCGGGCTCAAGGGTGCCGCGGGCAGTGCGACGGGTACGGGCACGAGCGGACAGACGGCACTCGGGTTGCCGAATCTGCTCGGCCTTGCGCGCTGA
- a CDS encoding type II and III secretion system protein family protein encodes MPTHPFVALRSGASTLVAASLALSLWLSLSFPLSLALAASARAQEAATGTRSMRMLAGAQQEIRPGPALERVAVSNPAVADALLLKHRSGPPSVLVVAKSPGITDLMIWAGGTPISYSVQVDAVAPDRGGADVSISTAGATISGQSPDAAAAARAQRAARMATSNGKAADGKADAKGGLIVDRSTVPVSGTVQVDVKVVEISKTIIKEVGLNFFKQNGGFAFGSFSPTSITKITPSGQGTDIEGTVPIASAFNLIAASASRGLFANLSILEANGLVRVLAEPTLVTLSGQSASFLAGGEIPIPVPQALGTTTIQFKPFGIGLTVSPTVISNQRIALKVAPEASDLDPSRGIQINGASVPAIVTRRADTMIELGDGESFVIGGLVSRNTVSNVSKVPFLGDLPVIGAFFKNLNFHQEDRELVIIVTPHLVKPMARDAPAVAAVGNDGTTKANPNVWGRFMAGEYVDPTLPGFSR; translated from the coding sequence ATGCCTACTCATCCTTTCGTTGCCTTGCGATCCGGTGCTTCGACGCTCGTTGCCGCATCGCTGGCGCTATCGCTGTGGTTGTCGCTGTCGTTCCCGTTGTCGCTCGCGCTCGCGGCATCCGCTCGCGCGCAGGAAGCCGCTACCGGCACGCGCTCGATGCGCATGCTCGCCGGGGCGCAACAGGAAATTCGTCCCGGCCCCGCGCTCGAACGCGTGGCCGTGAGCAATCCGGCCGTGGCCGATGCCCTGCTGCTCAAGCACCGCAGCGGTCCGCCCTCCGTGCTCGTCGTCGCCAAGTCGCCCGGTATCACCGACCTGATGATCTGGGCCGGCGGCACACCGATCAGTTATTCGGTACAGGTGGATGCGGTAGCGCCCGACCGGGGTGGCGCCGATGTGAGCATCTCCACCGCTGGCGCCACCATCAGCGGGCAGTCTCCCGACGCGGCCGCGGCGGCGCGCGCGCAGCGCGCGGCACGCATGGCCACGTCGAATGGCAAGGCGGCGGACGGCAAGGCCGATGCGAAGGGCGGACTCATCGTCGATCGCTCGACGGTACCGGTCTCCGGCACGGTGCAGGTCGACGTGAAGGTCGTGGAGATCAGCAAGACCATCATCAAGGAAGTGGGCCTGAACTTCTTCAAGCAGAACGGCGGCTTTGCATTCGGCTCGTTCAGTCCGACCAGCATCACCAAGATCACGCCGAGCGGGCAGGGTACGGATATCGAGGGCACGGTGCCGATTGCCAGCGCGTTCAACCTGATTGCGGCCTCGGCGTCGCGCGGCCTCTTTGCCAACCTGAGCATTCTCGAGGCCAACGGGCTCGTGCGCGTGCTGGCGGAGCCGACGCTGGTCACGCTGTCCGGACAGAGCGCGAGCTTTCTCGCGGGTGGCGAGATTCCGATTCCGGTGCCGCAGGCGCTCGGGACCACGACGATCCAGTTCAAGCCGTTCGGTATCGGGCTGACGGTGTCGCCGACGGTGATCTCGAACCAGCGCATCGCGCTGAAGGTGGCGCCCGAAGCGAGCGACCTCGATCCGTCGCGCGGCATCCAGATCAACGGCGCCTCGGTGCCGGCGATCGTCACCCGGCGCGCGGACACGATGATCGAGCTCGGCGATGGCGAGAGTTTCGTGATCGGCGGGCTCGTGAGCCGCAACACCGTGAGCAATGTGAGCAAGGTGCCGTTCCTCGGCGACCTGCCCGTGATCGGCGCATTCTTCAAGAACCTGAACTTCCATCAGGAGGATCGCGAACTGGTCATCATCGTGACGCCGCACCTCGTGAAGCCGATGGCCAGGGATGCGCCCGCGGTGGCAGCCGTCGGCAACGATGGCACCACGAAGGCGAACCCGAACGTGTGGGGGCGCTTCATGGCCGGGGAATACGTCGATCCGACGTTGCCCGGCTTCTCGCGATAA
- a CDS encoding type II secretion system F family protein: MSSASLLLAAIALVILGAGLLMLATARARAQAEGARAHLQAQTEQVRARYATPVEPGPQASARDLKRRWTELLRRADLADTRRTYLRFGVPAGVTILVGAMLGGTIGAVAMLVVSGALIAFFVSLRIRRIKHRMLRQLPGFLDGVVRLMAIGSSVPAAFQNTVVNTEAPLRQCLVQAIHLQRAGKELDQAVLQVGRVYRLDELVMVAAVLRLATRYGGRADVVMERTATFMRDHEEAQRELLALSAETRMSAWVLGLLPLVMAGALFVINAGYILSMWQDPAGRAMLIAAGGLEIAGVALLYRLARSI; the protein is encoded by the coding sequence ATGTCTAGCGCCAGCCTCCTGCTCGCGGCCATCGCGCTGGTGATTCTCGGCGCGGGCCTGCTCATGCTCGCGACGGCACGCGCACGCGCGCAGGCCGAGGGGGCGCGCGCGCATTTGCAGGCGCAGACCGAGCAGGTGCGCGCGCGTTACGCCACGCCGGTGGAGCCGGGTCCGCAGGCCAGCGCGCGCGATCTCAAGCGGCGCTGGACCGAGCTGCTGCGGCGCGCCGATCTTGCCGATACGCGGCGCACATATCTGCGCTTCGGCGTGCCCGCGGGCGTCACGATCCTCGTCGGCGCGATGCTGGGCGGCACGATCGGCGCGGTGGCGATGCTCGTCGTATCGGGCGCGCTGATCGCGTTTTTCGTATCGCTGCGCATTCGGCGCATCAAGCACCGCATGCTGCGCCAGTTGCCGGGCTTTCTCGATGGCGTGGTGCGGCTGATGGCGATTGGCAGCAGCGTGCCCGCCGCATTCCAGAACACGGTGGTCAACACGGAAGCGCCACTGCGCCAGTGCCTCGTGCAGGCGATTCATCTGCAACGCGCGGGCAAGGAGCTCGACCAGGCGGTGCTGCAGGTGGGGCGCGTGTATCGCCTCGACGAACTCGTGATGGTGGCGGCCGTGCTGCGGCTGGCCACGCGTTATGGCGGGCGCGCGGACGTGGTGATGGAGCGCACGGCGACCTTCATGCGCGATCACGAGGAAGCGCAGCGCGAACTGCTGGCGCTGTCGGCGGAGACGCGGATGTCGGCATGGGTGCTCGGGCTGCTCCCGCTCGTGATGGCCGGCGCCCTGTTCGTGATCAATGCGGGCTACATCCTGTCGATGTGGCAGGACCCCGCGGGCCGCGCCATGCTGATTGCCGCGGGGGGCCTCGAGATCGCGGGCGTCGCGCTGCTGTATCGGCTGGCCCGATCGATTTAG
- a CDS encoding pilus assembly protein — MDYFLMNTRRDDVRQWLGGALTGLGALVAEDGSHESFVEQVSAIRPGLVFLDFSGAHAQVSGRLAEHVVRLFPTLPLVAVGHATEPEAMLVALRAGVRDFIDLRGNPADATAVVKRLMLPRSQVKAAEPTRRGGIVAVLGARAGVGATTLAVNLAATARRGASSEVLLLDLGLPVRDAALYCNVTPEFHFVEAVRNLRRFDQVFVQTALAHQANGVSLLPLPATLGELRDISYSEALALLERLRAFFDLQVIDLGGFTNIDFMAQIVNAADHVMIVVEQSLGAIVSAAELLQELKKREIERDDLRLVVSRFDARLGVDAAQIADRVGVHAVDTLPERREALLLATNRGVVLADDLPADPYVRAVEALAVRLGYQAGHAADRGLLARMKEKLPDGWRAPRGKRAGN; from the coding sequence ATCGATTACTTCCTGATGAACACGCGGCGCGACGATGTGCGCCAGTGGCTCGGGGGCGCGCTGACGGGACTGGGCGCGCTCGTGGCCGAAGACGGTTCGCACGAGTCGTTCGTGGAACAGGTGAGCGCGATTCGCCCGGGCCTCGTATTCCTCGACTTCTCGGGGGCGCATGCGCAGGTGTCGGGACGGCTGGCCGAGCATGTGGTGCGCCTGTTCCCCACGCTGCCGCTCGTTGCCGTGGGACACGCGACCGAACCGGAAGCCATGCTCGTGGCGCTGCGCGCGGGCGTGCGCGACTTTATCGACCTGCGCGGGAATCCGGCCGATGCCACGGCCGTGGTCAAGCGCCTGATGTTGCCGCGCTCGCAGGTGAAGGCCGCGGAGCCGACGCGGCGGGGCGGCATCGTGGCCGTGCTCGGCGCAAGGGCCGGCGTCGGCGCGACGACGCTGGCCGTGAACCTGGCCGCCACAGCACGCCGCGGCGCGTCGTCGGAAGTCCTGCTGCTGGACCTCGGCCTGCCCGTGCGCGATGCGGCGCTGTACTGCAACGTCACGCCCGAGTTTCATTTCGTCGAGGCGGTGCGCAACCTGCGGCGATTCGATCAGGTGTTCGTGCAGACCGCGCTCGCGCATCAGGCCAACGGCGTCTCGCTGCTGCCGCTGCCGGCCACGCTGGGCGAGCTGCGCGATATCTCGTACTCGGAAGCGCTCGCCCTGCTCGAACGGCTGCGCGCCTTTTTCGATCTGCAGGTGATCGATCTCGGCGGCTTTACGAATATCGACTTCATGGCGCAGATCGTCAATGCGGCGGATCACGTGATGATCGTCGTGGAGCAGAGCCTCGGCGCGATCGTGTCCGCCGCGGAGCTGCTGCAGGAACTGAAGAAGCGCGAGATCGAGCGCGACGACCTGCGGCTCGTGGTCTCGCGTTTCGACGCGCGTCTGGGCGTGGATGCGGCGCAGATTGCCGATCGCGTGGGGGTGCACGCCGTGGACACGCTGCCCGAGCGGCGCGAAGCGCTGCTGCTGGCGACCAACCGCGGCGTGGTGCTCGCGGACGACTTGCCCGCCGACCCGTATGTACGCGCCGTGGAGGCGCTCGCGGTACGGCTGGGCTATCAGGCGGGGCATGCGGCCGATCGCGGACTGCTGGCCCGGATGAAGGAGAAACTGCCCGATGGTTGGCGCGCGCCGCGCGGCAAGCGGGCTGGGAACTGA